AGATGTGAAATCAGTCCTCGAACTTCATTCATTAAAATCAGAAGAACCCTACTATTTAGGAATGTTCCTCAATGGCGCATACCAAGAAATTATGGGTTCGCTGCATAATTTGTTCGGTGATACTAATGCCGTTCACATCAAACTCACCCCGAAAGGCTATCAAATCGAGCACGTCGTTAAAGGCGACACCATGAAAGAAGTACTCGGTTATGTACAGTACGATGTCGAAGATTTAGTCGAAAAAATTCGCCGTCGTTCGGAACACGCCCTGCAAGAAAAACGCATTACTTTGCAAGAATCTCAACTGTTACTGCAAAATTACGAACGCAGTCTCAGTCGGTACACTTATTTGGTGGATTAAGGAAAAAAGGCAGGGGGGCAGGGGAGATGGGGAAAAGGGGGAAAGGGGAAAAGGGGAAAAGGGGGAAAGGGGAAAAGGGAGAAAGGGAAATTTTTCTCTTCTGCCTTCTGCCTTCTGCCTCCTGCCTTCTGCCTTCTGCCTTTCTTCCCTTCTGCCTTCTGCCTTCTGCCTTCTGCCTTTNCTTACCGACTTTCCATTCCCAGAACTTCTGCGATCGCTTGTCGTTCTAAAGGACTCATGGAAGGAGGTTCTTGCCGGGTATCAGTAATTAACCAGTCTAAAGCAGCAGCTTGAACATCGATCGCAGCACCTGTTTTATCAATACAATAGCGACCAAAAACCAGCTTATCTACTAGTTGCACGCCTTCTCCCAAACGGGAGTATTCAAAAATAATACTGTTATCTACAGTTGCACCTTTACAAACCCAACAATTAGAGCCAATCATAGTTGGGCCAACAATTTTCGCGCCATCTTCAATGCGAGTCATCCCACCAATATAAACTGGGCCTTTAATATCAATTTTGTCCCAATTTACTGCCACATTTAAACCTGTAAAAATACCAGGGCGTACTTCATGTCCGGGAATAGAAACATTTTTCACCTTTCCCATTAATACATCTCGAATTGCTCGCCAATAATCAGGAACTTTTCCAATATCAACCCATTGGAAATCCATTGTTACCCCGTAAAAAGGAGCGTTAATTTCCACCAATTTTGGAAATAATTCACCACCTAAATCGTATTCCACACCAGAGGGAATGTAGTCAAAAATTTCCGGTTCAAAAATATAAATACCCGTGTTGATACTGGTACTGAGAGCTTCTTCTACACTAGGTTTTTCTTGGAAAGCTTTAATTTTGCCCTCTTCATCAGTAACGACTACGCCGTAACTAGAAACTTCTTCTTTGGGAACAGACTTCATGACTACAGTAGCGATCGCACCTTTAGACTTATGCCATTTCACCGCTGCCGTCAAATCCAAATCGATCAAAGCATCGCCGCACAATACCACAAAAGTATCATCAAAGAAGGGATAAAAATCTTGAATGCGTTTGAGTCCGCCCGCAGAACCGATCGCTTCTCCGACTAACTTACCTTCGTCAATTCTACCTTCAAAAGAATAGCCAATTTGGACTCCAAATCGCTGACCATCACGGAAATAATTTTCAATTTCATCCGCCAAATGGCTAACATTGACCATAATCTGGTCAAAACCATGCTGGCGCAGCAACTCAACTAAAAACTCCATCACTGGCTTTTGTAAGATGGGAATCAAGGGTTTGGGGACAGTGTGAGTAATGGGGCGAACGCGAGTACCCTTACCTGCTGCCAGAATCATGGCTTTCATAAATATCCTTACCTCAAACTAGAATCAATATAGACTGGTTATTTGTCAGTGTTCATTAATTTATTGTCTTGCTTCATTCCGCAATTGTCACTTGCCTGTAGGTTGTTCAGATGCGATCGATCCATTCTCAGCAACTTCTGTTAAAGTGCGAATTTTCAAGTCTTGGTAGAATTCCTCTTGAACTAACTCTACCTTGGACTGAGCCGAGAGCATCAACAAAGCCCAGAAAACGTTCACCCTTTCATTTACCAACTCTTGGGGCGAAGGATAACCGACAGCAGTTTCACCTGTTTCCCCGTTTAAATTCGCATCTGCAACCTCTGCTAGCTGTGCAGCGATTGCTTTTGACACCTCCACATCGCCTTGTTTTCTTTGCCACCATAAATTCACCAGCAAATCCAAATCCAACCAATTATCATCTTCAGAATCTTCTGACCAATATCTAGCTAGTAAAAGTTCCAATTCCGCTGCTACTTCCACCGAATTTTCTTCATTCACCAAATCCATCGCTATCCGCATCGCTTGGGCGCGTGACTGAGAACGCAAGGGATTAGTACGGACTTTTGGTGGTTTTTTCTCAATAGCCGCCGCTACTAACCGCAATTGGTCAATTAACTCTTGTAGAGTCACCCGTCGTCGAGCAGGCGGCGCTGGAGTCGGTCGGCGGCGTAATTGCCGCTCTAAATTCCTGGGTAATGACAAAGGATTACCCCAATCATCTAACTCATCAAAATCCCCTTCTGCTTCAACATCAGTTTCATCAGCAAATAATTCCAATTCCTCTAAAGTTTTGGCTTTAAGTAACACCAAAAGAGACGCATCTAAAAACGCTTGTCCAGATTGAGATAAGTCAGCTTCACAAGAACCAGAACGCGAATCATTTAAAGCCGCCAGT
This Phormidium ambiguum IAM M-71 DNA region includes the following protein-coding sequences:
- a CDS encoding sugar phosphate nucleotidyltransferase; translation: MKAMILAAGKGTRVRPITHTVPKPLIPILQKPVMEFLVELLRQHGFDQIMVNVSHLADEIENYFRDGQRFGVQIGYSFEGRIDEGKLVGEAIGSAGGLKRIQDFYPFFDDTFVVLCGDALIDLDLTAAVKWHKSKGAIATVVMKSVPKEEVSSYGVVVTDEEGKIKAFQEKPSVEEALSTSINTGIYIFEPEIFDYIPSGVEYDLGGELFPKLVEINAPFYGVTMDFQWVDIGKVPDYWRAIRDVLMGKVKNVSIPGHEVRPGIFTGLNVAVNWDKIDIKGPVYIGGMTRIEDGAKIVGPTMIGSNCWVCKGATVDNSIIFEYSRLGEGVQLVDKLVFGRYCIDKTGAAIDVQAAALDWLITDTRQEPPSMSPLERQAIAEVLGMESR
- a CDS encoding segregation/condensation protein A produces the protein MAVSPTPETKSVREISAISLLIDLAERGEIDPWDVQVIEVIDLALSQLAALNDSRSGSCEADLSQSGQAFLDASLLVLLKAKTLEELELFADETDVEAEGDFDELDDWGNPLSLPRNLERQLRRRPTPAPPARRRVTLQELIDQLRLVAAAIEKKPPKVRTNPLRSQSRAQAMRIAMDLVNEENSVEVAAELELLLARYWSEDSEDDNWLDLDLLVNLWWQRKQGDVEVSKAIAAQLAEVADANLNGETGETAVGYPSPQELVNERVNVFWALLMLSAQSKVELVQEEFYQDLKIRTLTEVAENGSIASEQPTGK